In a single window of the Natronosalvus caseinilyticus genome:
- a CDS encoding ABC transporter ATP-binding protein: MIDVADLRKEYGGFVAVDGSSFSIDRGEVFGVVGHNGAGKTTTLKMLAGLIEPTDGTAVVAGHPAGSSAMQRRLGFLPEESPLYEEMTPISYLEFFADLYDVPDDVASERITALLDRLDLEHRDRELGNMSKGMKRKVAIARALVNDPDVLIFDEPASGLDPLTTNAILEFTRELSEEGKTVIFSAHNLFHVESVCDRLVIMAEGEIVARGSIEVIRSTYGGTSYHVFVSTEGDDVVGSDAIAAPVAEIGRENGDLRYVVRDLEGVDAVRDAVEAAGGSVTDIQTKTPSLEEIFLEVAGEAAA, from the coding sequence CTCGATCGACCGCGGCGAGGTGTTCGGCGTCGTCGGTCACAACGGCGCCGGCAAGACCACGACGCTGAAGATGCTCGCCGGACTGATCGAACCGACCGACGGGACGGCGGTAGTGGCCGGACACCCCGCCGGATCGTCGGCGATGCAGCGTCGTCTGGGCTTCCTCCCCGAGGAGTCGCCGCTGTACGAGGAGATGACCCCCATCTCCTACCTCGAGTTCTTCGCCGATCTCTACGACGTGCCGGACGACGTGGCGAGCGAGCGCATCACCGCCCTGCTGGACCGCCTCGACCTCGAGCACCGTGATCGAGAACTCGGGAACATGTCGAAGGGTATGAAGCGCAAGGTCGCCATCGCTCGCGCGCTAGTCAACGACCCCGACGTGCTCATCTTCGACGAACCCGCCTCGGGGCTCGACCCGCTGACGACGAACGCCATCCTGGAGTTTACGCGGGAACTCAGCGAGGAGGGGAAGACGGTCATCTTCAGTGCACACAACCTCTTTCACGTCGAGAGCGTCTGTGATCGCCTCGTCATCATGGCCGAGGGCGAGATCGTCGCTCGCGGAAGCATCGAGGTCATCCGCTCGACCTACGGCGGGACGAGCTACCACGTCTTCGTCTCCACCGAGGGGGACGACGTGGTGGGAAGCGACGCGATCGCCGCCCCGGTAGCCGAGATCGGTCGCGAGAACGGCGATCTTCGATACGTGGTTCGAGACCTCGAGGGCGTCGACGCCGTCCGCGACGCCGTGGAGGCGGCCGGCGGCTCCGTCACCGACATCCAGACGAAGACGCCGAGCCTCGAGGAGATCTTCCTCGAGGTGGCCGGGGAGGCGGCCGCGTGA